In Cytophagia bacterium CHB2, the following proteins share a genomic window:
- a CDS encoding ATP--guanido phosphotransferase, which translates to MKDGTNNSSAAWQLAAADSKRYCNELAKSVPAWLQQNGPHSNIVLSTRIRLARNLANYPFPSIADNKDLNSVNNEVWEVLSESQLLPAPHFIDMARLLRLDREILVERRLASPQFIERKGPSMLALTPDESLSIMINEEDHLRLQAIQPGLAIAAAWDAISKLDDRLSENLEYAFSERFGYLTACPTNTGTGIRVSILMHLPAVVMLDEVEEIMKSLASRGMTMRGFYGEGTDANGNMFQISNQLTLGKTEAEVMSEVEKIVEEIKGFEHLCRSRIILDKGNFMLDQIWRAYGMLRYARVLNSKEFLNLLSMMRLARDCNEKEMKQWPLALLNELMVMMQPAHLRKAFKSVRLAHERDTLRAELVRVKLSLQS; encoded by the coding sequence ATGAAAGACGGGACAAACAATTCCTCTGCTGCCTGGCAACTGGCTGCAGCGGATTCCAAACGTTATTGTAATGAATTGGCGAAGTCCGTGCCGGCCTGGCTGCAACAAAACGGGCCGCATTCGAACATCGTTCTTTCCACCCGCATTCGTTTGGCGCGCAATCTCGCGAATTATCCGTTTCCCAGTATTGCTGATAACAAGGATTTGAACAGCGTCAACAACGAAGTTTGGGAAGTTCTCTCCGAATCCCAGTTGCTGCCGGCGCCGCATTTTATCGACATGGCCAGGCTGTTGCGTCTTGATCGCGAAATTTTAGTTGAACGCCGGCTTGCCAGCCCGCAATTCATCGAGCGCAAAGGCCCGAGCATGCTCGCGCTCACGCCCGACGAATCGCTGAGTATTATGATCAACGAAGAAGATCATCTGCGCTTGCAAGCGATTCAACCCGGGCTTGCGATTGCCGCGGCGTGGGATGCGATCAGTAAGCTCGATGATCGCCTCAGCGAAAATCTCGAATATGCGTTCAGCGAACGGTTTGGCTATTTGACCGCTTGCCCCACCAACACCGGAACCGGCATTCGTGTTTCGATTTTGATGCATTTGCCGGCAGTCGTGATGCTCGACGAAGTCGAGGAAATCATGAAAAGCCTGGCCAGCCGCGGCATGACGATGCGCGGGTTTTACGGCGAGGGCACCGATGCAAACGGCAATATGTTTCAAATTTCAAATCAGCTTACGCTCGGCAAAACCGAGGCGGAAGTCATGTCGGAAGTCGAAAAGATCGTGGAAGAAATCAAGGGTTTCGAACATTTGTGCCGCAGCCGCATCATCCTCGATAAAGGCAATTTCATGCTGGATCAAATTTGGCGCGCTTACGGCATGTTGCGCTACGCGCGCGTGCTCAATTCCAAGGAGTTTCTCAATTTGTTGTCGATGATGCGGCTGGCGCGTGATTGTAATGAGAAAGAGATGAAACAATGGCCGCTGGCGTTGTTGAATGAATTGATGGTGATGATGCAGCCCGCCCATTTGCGCAAAGCATTTAAGTCCGTTCGGCTGGCGCACGAGCGTGACACGCTGCGCGCGGAATTGGTGCGCGTCAAGCTGTCATTACAGTCTTGA